A single window of Rhodococcus jostii RHA1 DNA harbors:
- a CDS encoding LLM class F420-dependent oxidoreductase: MTRPVRIGVQLQPQHAPDYGLIRDAVLRAEDAGVDIVFNWDHFYPLYGDPAGAHFECWTMLGAFAEQTERVEIGALVTCAGYRNPDLLADMARTVDHISGGRLILGIGSGWFERDYDEYGYEFGTAGSRLNLLAEYLPRITARFGKLEPAPTRHIPILIGGGGEKKTLPLVGQYGDIWHSFSDMDTYKRKSGILAGYARDAGRSPDSIQHSTSWPGVDDAAAHVDAGVTLFTVGVGGPDYDLGTLKEAIAWRDENTPPPLSGLA; this comes from the coding sequence ATGACTCGTCCAGTTCGCATCGGTGTCCAACTTCAGCCGCAGCACGCGCCCGACTACGGGCTGATCCGCGACGCGGTACTGCGCGCCGAGGACGCAGGCGTCGACATCGTCTTCAACTGGGACCACTTCTATCCGCTGTACGGCGACCCGGCCGGCGCCCACTTCGAGTGCTGGACGATGCTCGGGGCGTTCGCCGAGCAGACGGAGCGGGTGGAGATCGGCGCGCTCGTCACGTGTGCCGGCTATCGGAACCCGGATCTGCTCGCCGACATGGCCCGCACCGTCGACCACATCAGCGGCGGACGGCTGATCCTGGGCATCGGCTCGGGCTGGTTCGAGCGCGACTACGACGAGTACGGCTACGAATTCGGTACCGCGGGGTCGCGGCTGAACCTGCTCGCCGAGTACCTTCCACGGATCACCGCCCGGTTCGGCAAGCTGGAACCCGCACCCACCCGGCACATTCCGATCCTCATCGGCGGTGGCGGCGAGAAGAAGACGCTGCCGCTGGTCGGGCAATACGGCGACATCTGGCACAGCTTCAGCGACATGGACACGTACAAACGTAAGTCGGGGATCCTCGCCGGATACGCACGGGATGCCGGACGCAGCCCCGACAGCATCCAGCACTCCACGTCGTGGCCGGGGGTCGACGACGCGGCAGCCCACGTCGACGCCGGCGTCACCCTCTTCACCGTCGGTGTGGGCGGTCCCGACTACGACCTCGGCACGCTGAAGGAGGCCATCGCCTGGCGCGACGAGAACACCCCGCCGCCGCTGTCGGGCCTGGCCTAG